In the genome of Polaribacter sp. MED152, one region contains:
- a CDS encoding glucosaminidase domain-containing protein, which translates to MRIRFVLFLSIIFLLQSCGSKRKIVNKKNPGVVIIEPEPVELPSVNQKEIVKKLEKRNPNLNKYTLAYIKKYAPIAVKEMHEYKIPASITLAQGILESGKGRSELALKSNNHFGIKCHTGWEGERVYHDDDEKGECFRKYLYPETSYNDHSLFLTRRKRYAFLFDYNIKDYKKWAYGLRKAGYATDKKYPVKLLKLIKDYHLYEFDKIKKGKYTKEIKKLNDGETFTKPIVIEKKSSNIHEVKKGETLYSISRKYGISVQLLKKINNLSSNTIAIGQQLIIKR; encoded by the coding sequence ATGCGCATTCGGTTTGTACTGTTTTTATCAATTATATTTCTTTTACAAAGCTGTGGGTCAAAAAGAAAAATTGTAAATAAAAAAAATCCTGGAGTAGTAATTATTGAGCCAGAGCCTGTAGAACTGCCTTCTGTTAATCAAAAAGAAATCGTTAAAAAATTAGAAAAGAGAAATCCTAATTTAAACAAATACACATTAGCTTATATTAAAAAGTATGCCCCTATTGCAGTTAAAGAAATGCACGAATATAAAATACCTGCAAGTATAACACTAGCTCAAGGAATTTTAGAATCTGGTAAGGGTAGGAGTGAGTTGGCTTTGAAATCTAACAATCATTTTGGCATTAAATGTCATACAGGTTGGGAAGGTGAAAGAGTGTATCATGATGATGATGAGAAAGGTGAGTGTTTTAGAAAATACTTATATCCAGAAACTTCGTACAATGATCATTCGTTATTTTTAACCAGAAGAAAACGTTATGCATTTTTATTTGATTATAATATTAAAGATTATAAAAAATGGGCTTATGGTTTAAGAAAAGCAGGTTATGCAACAGATAAAAAGTACCCAGTTAAACTTTTAAAATTGATAAAAGATTATCATTTGTATGAGTTTGATAAAATCAAAAAAGGTAAGTATACCAAAGAAATAAAAAAGCTAAATGATGGCGAAACGTTTACAAAACCTATTGTAATAGAAAAGAAATCATCCAATATTCATGAAGTTAAAAAAGGTGAAACTTTATATTCAATCAGTAGAAAGTACGGAATTTCTGTTCAATTGCTAAAAAAAATAAATAATTTATCTAGCAATACCATAGCTATAGGACAGCAATTAATTATTAAAAGATAA
- a CDS encoding gamma carbonic anhydrase family protein: MPIIKAVRGFTPQIPEDCFVAENATILGEVSLGKECSVWYNAVIRGDVHYIKIGNKVNIQDGAVIHATYQKSPTTIGNNVSVGHNAIVHGCTIHDNVLVGMGSIIMDDCIVESNSIIAAGAVVTKNTRVEIGSIYAGVPAKKVKDISKELISGEIDRIANNYVKYSSWFKE; the protein is encoded by the coding sequence ATGCCAATTATTAAAGCTGTAAGAGGATTTACACCACAAATTCCTGAAGATTGTTTTGTGGCTGAAAATGCCACAATTTTAGGTGAAGTTTCTTTAGGTAAAGAATGTTCTGTTTGGTACAATGCTGTAATTAGAGGAGATGTGCATTATATTAAAATAGGGAATAAGGTGAATATTCAAGATGGTGCAGTCATACATGCAACGTATCAAAAATCGCCAACTACAATAGGTAATAATGTTTCTGTAGGTCATAATGCAATTGTTCATGGTTGTACAATTCATGACAATGTTTTGGTAGGTATGGGTTCTATTATTATGGATGATTGTATTGTAGAATCTAATTCAATTATAGCTGCAGGTGCTGTTGTAACCAAAAATACTAGAGTAGAAATTGGTAGTATTTATGCAGGTGTTCCTGCTAAAAAAGTTAAGGATATTTCTAAAGAATTAATTTCTGGAGAAATTGATAGAATTGCCAATAACTATGTAAAATATTCAAGTTGGTTTAAAGAATAA
- a CDS encoding 1-aminocyclopropane-1-carboxylate deaminase/D-cysteine desulfhydrase, producing MDFNKPYISENHKIELPILTQKNVALYIKREDEIHPFVSGNKFRKLKYNLAEAKKQNKATLLTFGGAFSNHIVATAVAGNLNGFKTIGIIRGEELANDLEKTLAENATLREAHLNGMTFRFISRADYRNKEQTNFIADLSKEFGDFYLIPEGGTNQLAIKGCEEILTNQDAIFDYICLAVGTGGTISGVINSLQDHQKCLGFPALKGIFLEEEIKKYVKSEENWSLQTDYHFGGYAKYNDDLIRFINTFKNQTDILLDPVYTAKMVYGVLDLIGKNHFPVKTKILAIHTGGLQGIVGFNKKLAAKNQSLIQQ from the coding sequence ATGGACTTTAATAAACCCTATATTTCCGAGAATCATAAAATAGAGCTACCTATTTTAACACAGAAAAATGTGGCGCTTTATATAAAAAGAGAAGATGAAATTCATCCTTTTGTATCAGGTAATAAATTCAGAAAATTAAAATACAACTTAGCCGAAGCTAAAAAGCAAAATAAAGCTACATTATTAACTTTTGGAGGCGCATTTTCAAATCATATAGTAGCAACAGCTGTTGCTGGTAATCTCAATGGTTTTAAAACTATTGGTATTATTAGAGGTGAAGAATTGGCTAATGATTTAGAAAAAACACTAGCTGAAAATGCTACTTTAAGAGAGGCTCATCTAAATGGAATGACTTTTAGATTTATTTCTAGAGCTGATTATAGAAATAAAGAACAAACAAATTTTATAGCAGATTTAAGTAAAGAATTTGGCGATTTTTATTTGATTCCTGAAGGAGGTACAAACCAACTGGCTATAAAAGGTTGTGAAGAAATTTTAACAAATCAAGACGCAATTTTCGATTATATTTGTTTGGCTGTTGGAACTGGAGGTACTATTTCTGGAGTTATAAATTCATTGCAAGATCATCAAAAATGTTTGGGATTTCCTGCTTTAAAAGGAATTTTTTTAGAAGAGGAAATCAAAAAATATGTAAAATCAGAAGAGAATTGGAGTTTACAAACCGATTATCATTTTGGAGGTTATGCAAAATATAATGATGATTTAATTCGTTTTATAAACACCTTTAAAAACCAAACAGATATTTTATTAGACCCTGTTTATACAGCAAAAATGGTTTACGGTGTTTTAGATTTAATAGGTAAAAATCATTTTCCAGTTAAAACTAAAATACTTGCAATTCATACAGGAGGTTTACAAGGTATTGTTGGTTTCAATAAAAAGTTAGCAGCAAAAAATCAATCTTTAATACAACAATAA